Proteins encoded within one genomic window of Ranitomeya variabilis isolate aRanVar5 chromosome 4, aRanVar5.hap1, whole genome shotgun sequence:
- the LOC143769336 gene encoding uncharacterized protein LOC143769336: MKDRFNKGLRTEEELSRSGAAAAKSVPYKYNRAIQFLRPIFGRRQTHSSTLERARPSGADLHESPSDPSQPSHSDSRLAPPSGELAAGPSGVPLPEASGAPSFGNSRQRQWASDRPAMPEFLHLSTVFQNCFKALSHKMDTRLSNIDRRLGTMESELSSPAKHFFSTIAKGMVEHLTPELQIVVMQACNTAYVRALQQARVVQSATMPVVPSLASMTPTPAAEPLQPPHRGPRAEQRHHRHHRIVPPTPAPARPSSSRSRHSGGAAAGEKKRKRRKRTHTEAHTEALAAPIPTPTTRRGSSGSRSSQGQPRSWQRLVMPPPSPPDVAVSPVYPAEGLDLPSSLLDSDSASSSSPRSQTPESYHSPLVAEVDTP; encoded by the exons atgaaggaccgtttcaataaggggctccgtacTGAGGAGGAGCtatctcggagtggtgctgctgcggccaagtcggtgccctacaaatacaacagggcaatacagttcctaagaccgatctttggccgccgaca gacacacagcagcaccctcgagcgagctcgcccctcaggagcggaccttcatgaatcgccatctgacccgtcacagccctcccacagcgacagcaggcttgcaccaccatctggagaactggcagccggtccatcaggtgttcccctgcccgaggcctctggcgcaccttcgttcggtaattcccgacagcgccagtgggcctcggacaggccagccatgcccgaatttttgcatttgagcacggttttccagaactgtttcaaggcgttgagccataaaatggacactcgtctgtccaatatcgaccggcgccttggaactatggaatccgagctctcgagtccggccaaacatttttttagtaccattgctaagggcatggtggaacaccttacgccggaacttcAGATtgtggtgatgcaggcctgcaacactgcctacgtgagggctctgcagcaggctcgggtcgtgcagtcagcgacaatgcccgtagtgccgtcgctggctagcatgactccgactcctgctgcagagccactccagccaccccaccgaggtccacgtgccgagcaacgccaccacaggcaccataggattgtgccgccgactcctgctcctgccaggccctcatcctcccgtagccgtcattctgggggagctgccgcgggagagaaaaaaaggaaacgcaggaagaggacacacacggaggcacacactgaggctctggctgctccaataccgacACCAACTACGCGTCGGGGCTCTAgcggcagcaggagcagccagggccaaccaagaagctggcaaaggcttgtgatgcctcctccctcccctccagaTGTGGCGGTTTCCccagtataccctgcggagggtttggaccttcCTTCTAGTCTCCTGGACTCTGACTCagcatcctcttcctctccccgttcCCAAACACCAGAAAGTTACCATTCACCGCTGGTAgcggaggttgataccccctaa